The sequence ACAGCGACCGCCGGATCGCCTCGTCATCGTCCACGACATAGATGGGGAATGCTTCGCTCATGCCCTATTCTTCCTTGCTGGCCGCATTTTGCGAGCCGTCCACCGCGTCCAGGGTGAAGTGAAAGGCCGTGCCGCCCCATTGCGACGGCGCAGCCCAGATGCGCCCGCCATGCCCTTCGATGATGGTCTGGCTGATCGATAGGCCGACGCCCATGCCGGACGCCTTGGTGGTGGTGAAGGGGTTGAAGAGCGTGCGCGACATTTCCGGCGCCAACCCCGGCCCGCTGTCCGCGACGATCACCTCCACCCGGCCGTTTTCGTCGGGAAGGGCGGACAGGCGCAGGATGCGCGCCGGGCTGTCGGCCATTGCCTCCACGGCGTTCTTGGTGAGGTTGATGATGACCTGCTGCAACTGCACCCGGTTGACCAGCACCTTGTCGACGCGCGGATCGACGCTGATGTCCATGTCCAGCCCCCGGCTGTCGACGCCGATGAAGGCCAGCGCCGCCCCTTCCGCCAGCAGCCCGCGCAGGGGTTCGGGCTGGCGCATGGTTTCGCCGCGCTTGATGAACTCGCGCAGGGACCGGATGATCTCGCCCGCGCGCAGCGCCTGGTTCGCGCTTTCCGCCATCGCCTCGCGCAGCAATTCCCGGTCCACCGGCCCTTCGGCGTCGAGCATGTCGCGCCCCGCCTCCAGATAATTGGCGATGGCCGTCAGGGGCTGGTTGAGTTCATGCGCCAGCGCGGAGGCCAGCGTTCCCATCGCCGTCACGCGGCCGACATGGGCCAGCTCCGCCTGCAAATCGGCCACGCGCCGCTCGGCCTGCTGGCTTTCGGTGAGGTCGCGGATGAAGCCGGTAAACAGCCGCCGCCCCTCATCCTGCACCTCGCCCACCGACAGTTCGATGGGAAAGGTCGACCCGTCCCGCCGCCGCGCGCTGGTCAGGCGGCCGACGCCGATGATCCGCTTTTCCCCGGTCGACAGATAATGATGGATATAGCCGTCATGCCTTTCCCGATCGGGGGAGGGCATCAGCATCGAGATATTTTCGCCCAGCACGTCGCTTTCGGCATATTGGAACATGCGCTGCGCCGCCGCGCTGAACGACACGATCTGCCCGCGCATGTCGATGACGATCAGCGCGTCCGGCACGGTCGCCAGGATGGAGCCGAGCAGAGCCTGTTCCAGACTATGCTCGCGCTGCGTCAATCCATCGGTTTCGTCGTCCGCTACCGCCATGCCCCCACCATGCCGTGGCTTCAGTGCGCCAGCAAGAGCGGAACATGCACTTCGCGCAGCAGGGCGCGGGTCACGCCGCCGAACACCATTTCCCTCAGGCGGCTATGGCCGAAGGCGCCCATCACCATCCAGTCCGGCTTCAGCACGCCGATGGCGGCCTTCAGCGCCGCTTCGACGGTGCGGCCGTCCTGCGGCCAGGTGTGGAACTGGCATTTGATGCCGTGGCGGGCCAGATATTCCGGCGCATCGGTCGCCGGGAAGGGATATTTGCCCGCTTCCTCGACCGTCACGACATGCACTTCCTCCGCCAGTTTCAGCAGCGGCACGGACAGGCGCAGCGCGGCGGAGGCTTCCTGCGAACCCTCCCATGCCACGACTGCGCGGCCCGTGACCGGAAAGGACTTCGCCTCCTGCGGCACGGCGATCACCGGAACCCGCCCGGCCAGCGCCAGATCGGCGGCCAGGTGCAGCGGATCGGCAAATTCCTTGCGCGGGCCAGCCGGCAGGGTGACGATCATGCCGTCGGTCAGCGTCGCGGCGGACAGCAGGCCATGGACGACATCGCCCTCCACATGGCGCCAGTCCCAGCTCACACCCTCCCGGCGCAGCCGGTCCTCTATGCGTGTCCGGGCCTTTTCGTCGATGTCGTAGAGTTCGGCCATCATCGCCGGGGCCATGGATGCGCCGCCATACATGTCCGCCGCGACGAAATCGGGCACGGCGGTCACCTGCACGCAATGGATATGCGCGCCCGATGCGCGGGCCAAATCGCAGGCTGCCTGCAAGCGGCTTTCCGCGCCATGATCTTCATGAATGTGCAGCAGGACCGATTTCATTGTCTGTCTCCCGGCAAGCGTCTCTTCCCCATATGGCTAGGACTGCCTCGGCGCGGTCGCCATCAGGAATAATCCTTATATCTCTTTTCGCGGCGGAATCCGATTGCAATGGTCATGAGCTGGACGACCATACGCCTCGAACTTGCCCGGACGCCGGCCTTTCCCAATGGATCGGCGGCGCGAAGCTATGTGCTGCGCCTGCCGCTGGGCAGCGGCGGCCTGATCGATGAAAAGGAATATCGCATCCATCCCGAACTGGCGACCGCCCGCCGTTTCTGGCCTAACGAGCCGGACCGGCACGGCACATTGCTGCACACCCGGCACGGCTGGGCGCTGTCCTATGAGCCGGGGGAGGCGGATGACGAGAAAATCTACCGGCTGGACGCGCACACCATCCAGCCGGGCGCCTATCTGACGCTGACCGATCCGGATGGGGAATGCCTGCCCTTCGTCGTGAAGGGGCTGAACCCGGCCTGATCGCATCCGCCTTCACCGCGGCGGAATGGCTTCATCAGGGTTAATCGATTTTACATCATTCGCAAAAAGGCGCATCCTGCAACTGAAATGGGGCAGGGGGGAATAAATGCCGCAGATCAAGGGGCTGATCGCAAGAATGGCGGCGGATCGTTCCGGCGCGTCTGCGGCGGAATATGCGTTGCTGCTTGGCTTGCTGGCCGGTTCGGTGGCGATGGCGTCCTGGGCTCTGGGGCAATCGATCACCGGCGCCCTGGATGACAGCGCGGCGCTTATCGCGCGCTATGCCGGAGCATCGGGCGCCGATGGAAGCTCTTCCTCGACAGGCGCATCCTCCGCCACGCCGGGCGCGGGAAGCTCCTCCTCCTCCACTCCACCCGGCAATTCAGGCAGTGCGCCCGGCCAGAACGGGACGACGCCCGGCCAGTCGGGTTCCAATCCCGCCAGCGGTAGCGCCCCGCCTGGCCAGTCCGGCACGAATCCGGGGCAAAGCGGCAGCAATTTCGGCCAGTCCAAGAAGAATCCCTGAGACATTTGCAGCCCGGCGTCTTGCCCTAGGGCCAATCGACATTCAGCCCTGACGGCCTGCAAATGACGCTTTTTCGTGCTTCCGGTGCTCACGTACTTTTAGTACGCTGCGCTCCGGGTCACGAAAAACCACCATTTTCGGCACGTCATCATCTGAATGTCGATTGGCCCTAAGCCGGTTCCCTCGCCCGGTGCACGATGCTGTCCGCCAGCTTCGCGCTGACCTCCGCCAGATGATCGAAATGCGCTTCATAATGCGCCATGCCCTGGCTCATCGACCGGATTTCCGCTTCCAGCCCCTGCAAGCCCGCCTCGGGCAAAAGGACTTCCAGCACATCCCAGTGGAACCAGCCGTCCAGCGCCGTCATGCGCAGCATCTGGCCCCGGTGGCTCGCCACGGCGGAGGTAATGCGTGATGTCGCGGCGCTTGGGCTCATGATCGTCGCATGGGCGATGGGCTCCAGCAGATAGGGCGATGCCGCCGCCAGCGCGTCCGACATGGCCATGCGCCCGGCGGTGCGAAAGGCCAGTTCCGAACTGTCGACGCTGTGGAATGAGCCGTCCACCAGCGCGGCGGTGACATCGACCACCGCAAAGCCGAGCGGACCCTTCGCCACGGCATCCATCACGCCTTTCTCGACTGCGGGAATATATTGCTTGGGCACCGCGCCGCCGGTGATCCGTTCCTCGAACCTTATGCCCTCTCCGCGTTCGAGCGGACGGACTTCCAGCACCACATCTCCGAACTGGCCGTGGCCGCCCGACTGTTTCTTGTGCCGCCCACGCTGCGTGACCGCCTTGCGGATCGATTCCCGGTAGGCGATGGTCGGCGCGTGGACCGACACGGCAACGCCATAGCGCCGCTTCAGCCGGTCCAGCGCGACGGCGAGGTGATCCTCGCTCATGCCGTGGAGCAGGGTTTCGCGCGACCCTTCGTTCTGATCCCAATGCAGACCGGCATCTTCTTCGGCAAGCCGGTTGAGCGCGGTGGAAAGCCGGACCTCGTCCTTATGGTCTTTGGCCGCGATCGCCAGCGCGCAATTGGCCGCCGCTTTTTCCACCCCAAGGCCTGTCGACGGGACCGTCCCCGCCATGCCGATCGCATCGCCCGCCTGGACGCCCTCGATCTTCGCGATGCCGACGATCGCGCCCGGCTTCGCCGACGGAATCTTGGTCGTGGCCGCGCCCTGGATCGCGAACAGCCCGCCGGGCCGCAACGGCCGCCCGTCGCCGTCGACCATCTCCGCCCCATCGGCAAGCGGGCCGCCGAAGATGCGGGCCAGCGCAAGCCGCCCCACCGTCGCGGCGTGGGAAATCTTGAAAAGTTGCGCCGCTTCCCCCCGGATCGCGAGCCGCTCCGCCGTCTGCGCCGCCATCGGCGTGTCATGGCGCAGCATCTTCAGCAGCCGCCGGATGCCAAAGCCATTCGACGCGGAACCGAACAGCACCGGCACGATCAGCCCGCTCGCGGTTTCCCGCGCCAGATCGGCAAAGACAGTATCGAGACTCGGTTGTTCGTCGGACAGCAACTGTTCCAGCAGCAGATCGTCATGGTCGGCCAGTTGTTCCAGCATGTGGAAGCGCGCCGCGCTTTCATCATCCTTCACATGCGGGGCGAGCGCGACCTGCTGGGATTTCTTGCCCACCTCATAATGATAGGCCCGCTCCAGCGCGAGGTCGACGAAGCCCGCGACTCGTTCCCCGGCGCGGATCGGAATCTGGCGCGCCACCAGCGCGGCGGCGCTCATCGGCGCGAGCGCTGTGAGCAGATCCTCTATGCTGCCCCGCGCCTGATCGATCTTGTTGACGAACAGCGCGTGCGGGATGCCCGACCGCTCCAGCCTGCGCAGCACCGGCTGGGCGAGGGCGGCCCGCTCCGGATCGGGATCGATCACCACGATGGCAAGGTCGGCCATGTCGAGCGCGATCGCCCCGTCCGCCGCGAAACCCGGCGCGCCCGGCACGTCGATCAACGCGAAACGGTCGCCCATCCATTCGAAATGCATCAGGTTGAGCTCGGTCGAACTGCCGCGCTCTCGGGCTTCCGGGCTGGCGTCGCCCACGCTGTTTCCCGCCTGTACCGATCCCTGGCGCGGGATTGCCCCGGTTATGAACAGCATCGCTTCCGCAAGGCTGGTCTTGCCCCCTCCGGCGGGGCCGACGAGCGCGATGGCCCGTGTACAACAGACGCTCATCCTGGCTCTCCTCCAATCCACCCGTCTTTCTTGGCGAAGGCGGTCGTTGGGAAGGGGGGATGTTCGCGCGATATCGATCGGAACGCAAGGGCGAGATCGTCAGTCGCATATTATGGGCGACAGATGACGATCCTGATGGAGAAGGAAATATGGCGGTCTCTCTATGAGGCCATCTGCCATAAAATCATCTCGCCTTGATATAGCGGTCCCAAATATATGCGACTGAAAGAAATAGAAGCGTGCTCAGATATGCTGGCAGCCAGACGATCGTCAGCAGCCTGTCGAAAATTGTGACCGTGACCATGCCTCTCGATTTTGACTGAAGGTGCCAGAACCACGCTATGCCTGCGATCCAAAGGAGCGCGATGGCAGTCAATAGCAGAGGAAGCAAAGATCCGTATATCTGGTTCACTGAAGATCTCGCCGGTTCACTGGCTGCTAAAAGGCATCCGTGTTGATTGCCTCGAAAACTGACTCGGGCCTTTCAACGAGAAGTTTCCTGCCTGATGGTTATGTTTCGAATGTCATTGGTGGGTCAAGATAGTTTTCTCCTTTAGTTGGACCGAGCTGTTTTTGAACCGGAAGCTGTCGTTGCTGGTCTACCCTATTTGGCGGTGGTGGGGCAGTTGCAGAAGCTGAAGCGGTTGGAGGGTTCGGGCGCGCTCCCCTCAGCCCAAACGAGCGCGAACCAGGACGCCCGCTTCTCGAATGGCGAGTGGGACAGGGCAGAGCGCCACTTGAGACCGAGGATGCGTTATATTTGAGGAAGTTGGTGGCCCGTTGTGCAACACCAGTATGATGACCTACGCGGTCCTGGGCAAGAGCCTGATCAGGTCGACGAGGTCGAATCCAGAGTTATGATAAGCTATTTCCCGCTCTGAACCCCAAATTGTCATTTCCAATAAACTCATGAACTGGAAAGCCATTGATCGTCCTGACTTTGGATGATCTGAATATCACTGGATCGTAGCCTCTGACGACCCAATCTGGTAGAATATAAGTGGACCCGGCGACACGAGTCTCTGCCAATGCGGGGATGGAAAAATGGTAAGTGCGGATACGCCTTGTCTACGAGCAGATGACCAGTCCTGGCGGATTGCTTGCGAGCGCGAGCCGGTGATCCGCGCACTTTCCGAGCTGCCGAAGCTCAATCGAGCAGCAGTCACGGAGGCCTCCAATCGATTAGGCATTAGCCGGGCTTGGGTGTTCAAGCTGGTAACCCGCTATCGGGCAAATCCAATCACCAGTTCGCTGCTGGGCAGACCCACCGGATTTCCTAAAGGCCGCCATCGGCTAAACCCCGATGTGGAAGCCGTAGTCACGTCAGAAATTGAGCGGTTCTTTTCAACACGTCCAAAGCCGAAATTTTCCCAGCTCACACGCCGAATAAAGCTGGCCTGCGCGGACCGAGGTCTTCCCCCGCCGGCATTTCAAACAATTAGAAGCCGCGTGGGTGAAAGGAAGCAGGGTCGCGCGTAGCGCAAACTTCCTGATGCAAGTTGCAAATGTTCAGCGCGGAATGAATTTACCCTTGATCAGATAAAAGAAAGAAACGGGCCATGAGACTAAGTTGAACCAAGCCGGTGATGCCGTTCAACCATCTACCGGGAGGTCATAACCCCGCACGAGGGCCGTGCAACCGACGTCCATCGTTACCCCAACTCGCTGCCTTTCCGTAACGCGCGGTGCATCAGGTCTCACAGCGTCTATTAACGGTTGCCCGACATGCGATTTTTGCGCGCGCCCTGTTCCAGATTGCTGCTGGTCAAAGAGTTTCAGCGGGCGCATGATGCGCCTTGATCGACCACTTTGGGGAAAGGGGCGCTTGTGCGGTCAAAGCCCATTTTTCGGCTCGGAAAAGGTCGCCTCTTTTGCGCTGTGGCAACGTTGACGGTTGCGGGGGGAATGGCCGCGCTGGTTCCTGCCTCGATGAGCAAGATGCCCGGCTACCGCGACGACACATACGGGGCTCTCCAGACGGCAAGGCGGATCGTCAATCTCCGTGGCCAGCAACCACTTGAGCGGTTGAAATTCACGCCACCGGCTGGGGTGAGCGGCAGCGCTCTCGATGCCCGGCGAGCCACCTTCACGGTCGCCAATAGCCGCAACCCGAAGCCGACCGCCGATCAGGATTGCGACCAGGGGATTTTGCCGGTCAACCGCTATCCCCTGCTGATAGAGCAGCAAGATCGGACCGCTATCGTCGGGGGTCTGTTTCTCAGTCGTGTGCCGCAATCGTCGGAATGGCGGGTCACCTACTGCAACAGCTCGGTGATCACGTTTGAGGGAGCCCCCAACGGCGTCGTCGACGGAGTACGGATCACCGGCGCGTGGGATGCGGTCCGCGCCAGCCGTGGCTCCCCTGGGCTGCTGATCGAAAACAGCTGGATCAGCAATGCACGCGACGATGCGGTCGAGAACGACTTTCTACAGACCATGACCATCCGCGACACCCTGATCGACGGCGCGTTCCAGGGCATCAGCGTCAAGCCGCGAAAAGACAGCGACATGGGCGATGCGAGCAACCAGATGGTGACGCTGTCGGGAGTTCTGCTTCGCCTGCAGGAATATTCCTACAAGGAAGGGCGGCGGTTCGGCGCGTTGGCCAAGAGCGATCAGCGCGCGCCGCGCTTTTGGGTGACAAATTCCGTTGTCGCGGTGGATTATGCCGGCGGCAGTTCCTACCCGCAATTCTGGGCGACCAGTTGGTCGAAGCTGAGCGGCTCATCCAACAACCTGTTTCTGTGGCTGTCGGATGCGCCGATCCCCGATTTCGTCCCACTCCCGCCGTCCAGCTTCCGCCTGCTCAGAGGACAGGCCGCGAGAGACGCCTGGACCCGCGCGAAGAGCAACTGGATCAATTGCCACCCGAAGCTCACCCGGCTGCCAACCGATCCGCGCTCGAACCCCGATGCATGCGTTCCGAGCAGTTGGGGAGGCTTTACAAACTGATCGCTGCCGATACTGGCTGATCCTCGCCTGATTTACCAATTGAACAACCAGTCATTGCCCAGGTGGATCTCGAACAATCGGCCGTCATTCTGCTGGTCGGCACCATAGTCGGCCACATACAGGCTCAAGGCGTTGCCATCGTTCGGGTCGCTGCTGGGCGCCAGTTCCATGCCCTTGATCTTGGTGGTGGGGCTATAGGAAGACAGCACGTCTATGGTCCCCAGTATGTTGGCCTGCGGATCGATGGCCCAGATCTTGGATGAGGCTCCCGATGCGACGAAATATACATCATGCGTGGGATCATAGGCGAGCGCCTCCGCATCCTTCATCACTGATGGGAGCGAAACCGAATTCACGAACACCCCCCTGTCGGTAAGTTCGATCATCTGCTTCAATACGCCGTCGAGCATGTGGATATGCCCGGTCACCGGATCGACCTTAATGTCTTCCGTGTCGAGAAGGCCGAGATAGCCTGTATCGAAGGAGCCGAGCTTGACCGACGGATTTGAAGGCGAGACCCAGAACACCTCCTGTTGGTCGTCGTCCGGGATATACAGATAGCCGTTGTTCGGGTTGTAAGCGAGGCCGGTAGGCTCGCTCGAGAAGGAAGTGAGGCTGTAGTTGCCTGCATAGGACCCGTCGAGTTGTAGGGAGAACAGGTTGATGTTGCTGTAAAAGGGGCTCTCGTCATGCTCTGAGTCCGCGATCAGGAGCTTGCCCATGCTTGGAATATAGGCAATGCCCGATGGATCGCTGATCCCGTAACCGGGACCGCCATCATATTTGGTGGCATCTGAAATATTGTGCACGGCGACTACGCTGGCATTGATGGCCGGCATGGGCGGAACAATGACATCGTCATCGGTGATCTTGCCAACGGCGATGGCCTTGTCGATCTGGGCGTTGGTCGCCGAGTTGATCTGGACGTTGAAGAATTCCAGCCTTTCGGCGCTGCCATCGTTCAGGAGATTGACATCGAACGTCTTTGTCAGCTCCCCCGGGCTGAAGGTTATGGAACTGGACGTGGCACCATAGTCGGCCCCCGATTTCGCCGTGAAATCGCTGGTGCCGAGGTTGACCGTGACATCATGTGTCGAGGCCTGGCTGAGGGACAGGCTGAAGGTGATTTTGCCGTCATTCTCATGCGCGGTAGCGACTGCCCCGATCGAAACGTTCGGCAGGGAGGCGAGGGAAACCCCGGCCTGCGTGTAGGTGACGGACAGCACCGGCTTCACGGCGCCTTGCGCCGAATTGAAGTCCCAACTGTCGATGTTCGTTGGTTTGAATACCCAGCCGAAGTTCGCCGCATTTTGCCCGGCGGAAGTCGAAGCCGCGGCATTCCAGGCGGCGAGGCTTTCCGTTACGTCGAACGCGTGGCTGCCCTTCGAAATCGACCCGACGTTGATACCGGTGGACGTCGCCTCGATTCCATTGATCTGCACGCCGCTGCCCAGGCTGTTCCAGGTCGATGTGGAACTCCATCCGACCAGCATGCGATTGATCGAACCGCCGGAGGCGGACCCGTCAGTGACCTCCAGGGTGAGAGACGCAGACAGGATCGTCGCCCCAATCGGAATCTGACCCGACCCGGAGCCGAACACATTGCCGAACTTCAGCAGCGGCTGCGATTCCTTTCCCGATTCCAGGATCGATCGGAAAAAAGACGCGTCGGCGAAGGGGATCGATGCCCTGTTCTGTCTCAGCATCGTATCGATGGCATCACTGTATCCGTTGGCGCCCTGGCTGAAGGTGACGCTGACGGCGATGGGAGCATCCGACTGAATTGGAGCAACGGTAACGTTCACATTCCCCTGATCAGTGCCGCCGGCACCATCCGAAACGGTGTAGGTGAACGCGTCGTCGCCGGTATAGCCCGCTGCGGGTGTGTAAAGAACCTTCCCGTTCTGGATCTGAACGCTTCCGTGACCGGCGGTGCCCAGGGCCGAAATGGACAGGGCATCGCCATCGATGTCCGTATCGTTCGCAAGGACGTCGATCAGGACCGGCGTGTCTGCATAAG is a genomic window of Sphingobium sp. TKS containing:
- a CDS encoding universal stress protein → MKSVLLHIHEDHGAESRLQAACDLARASGAHIHCVQVTAVPDFVAADMYGGASMAPAMMAELYDIDEKARTRIEDRLRREGVSWDWRHVEGDVVHGLLSAATLTDGMIVTLPAGPRKEFADPLHLAADLALAGRVPVIAVPQEAKSFPVTGRAVVAWEGSQEASAALRLSVPLLKLAEEVHVVTVEEAGKYPFPATDAPEYLARHGIKCQFHTWPQDGRTVEAALKAAIGVLKPDWMVMGAFGHSRLREMVFGGVTRALLREVHVPLLLAH
- a CDS encoding sensor histidine kinase; its protein translation is MAVADDETDGLTQREHSLEQALLGSILATVPDALIVIDMRGQIVSFSAAAQRMFQYAESDVLGENISMLMPSPDRERHDGYIHHYLSTGEKRIIGVGRLTSARRRDGSTFPIELSVGEVQDEGRRLFTGFIRDLTESQQAERRVADLQAELAHVGRVTAMGTLASALAHELNQPLTAIANYLEAGRDMLDAEGPVDRELLREAMAESANQALRAGEIIRSLREFIKRGETMRQPEPLRGLLAEGAALAFIGVDSRGLDMDISVDPRVDKVLVNRVQLQQVIINLTKNAVEAMADSPARILRLSALPDENGRVEVIVADSGPGLAPEMSRTLFNPFTTTKASGMGVGLSISQTIIEGHGGRIWAAPSQWGGTAFHFTLDAVDGSQNAASKEE
- a CDS encoding elongation factor G, coding for MSVCCTRAIALVGPAGGGKTSLAEAMLFITGAIPRQGSVQAGNSVGDASPEARERGSSTELNLMHFEWMGDRFALIDVPGAPGFAADGAIALDMADLAIVVIDPDPERAALAQPVLRRLERSGIPHALFVNKIDQARGSIEDLLTALAPMSAAALVARQIPIRAGERVAGFVDLALERAYHYEVGKKSQQVALAPHVKDDESAARFHMLEQLADHDDLLLEQLLSDEQPSLDTVFADLARETASGLIVPVLFGSASNGFGIRRLLKMLRHDTPMAAQTAERLAIRGEAAQLFKISHAATVGRLALARIFGGPLADGAEMVDGDGRPLRPGGLFAIQGAATTKIPSAKPGAIVGIAKIEGVQAGDAIGMAGTVPSTGLGVEKAAANCALAIAAKDHKDEVRLSTALNRLAEEDAGLHWDQNEGSRETLLHGMSEDHLAVALDRLKRRYGVAVSVHAPTIAYRESIRKAVTQRGRHKKQSGGHGQFGDVVLEVRPLERGEGIRFEERITGGAVPKQYIPAVEKGVMDAVAKGPLGFAVVDVTAALVDGSFHSVDSSELAFRTAGRMAMSDALAAASPYLLEPIAHATIMSPSAATSRITSAVASHRGQMLRMTALDGWFHWDVLEVLLPEAGLQGLEAEIRSMSQGMAHYEAHFDHLAEVSAKLADSIVHRAREPA
- a CDS encoding Ig-like domain-containing protein; translation: MATFKLHSDTATVLENGSKTGNVLLNDSLANQVTQIKAGSGSFMPVPIEGVTIQGIYGFLTIMSDGSYSYTASTDAAERLKAGSTASDTFTYAAVGGGSGTSTLKFTVTGVNDAPVLTSTSASLNTITEDQTTNSGHSVSSFLSSTDIDSSALRGIAITDLASGNGQWQYSTDSRATWSNIGAVNDGSALLLRSSDYIRFVPNGANGTTANFTYHAWDQTSGSAGAKVDASTTGGQAAFSTGSAIASITVTNVNDAPVAQPSSASGIEDGPPITGQVKATDVDSTTLTYALVANSAVGGSVTVDAATGDYSFTPAANFNGAASFKFTASDGSLTSTAATVTIAIASVNDGPPVANTDNAGTYADTPVLIDVLANDTDIDGDALSISALGTAGHGSVQIQNGKVLYTPAAGYTGDDAFTYTVSDGAGGTDQGNVNVTVAPIQSDAPIAVSVTFSQGANGYSDAIDTMLRQNRASIPFADASFFRSILESGKESQPLLKFGNVFGSGSGQIPIGATILSASLTLEVTDGSASGGSINRMLVGWSSTSTWNSLGSGVQINGIEATSTGINVGSISKGSHAFDVTESLAAWNAAASTSAGQNAANFGWVFKPTNIDSWDFNSAQGAVKPVLSVTYTQAGVSLASLPNVSIGAVATAHENDGKITFSLSLSQASTHDVTVNLGTSDFTAKSGADYGATSSSITFSPGELTKTFDVNLLNDGSAERLEFFNVQINSATNAQIDKAIAVGKITDDDVIVPPMPAINASVVAVHNISDATKYDGGPGYGISDPSGIAYIPSMGKLLIADSEHDESPFYSNINLFSLQLDGSYAGNYSLTSFSSEPTGLAYNPNNGYLYIPDDDQQEVFWVSPSNPSVKLGSFDTGYLGLLDTEDIKVDPVTGHIHMLDGVLKQMIELTDRGVFVNSVSLPSVMKDAEALAYDPTHDVYFVASGASSKIWAIDPQANILGTIDVLSSYSPTTKIKGMELAPSSDPNDGNALSLYVADYGADQQNDGRLFEIHLGNDWLFNW